From Anopheles funestus chromosome 3RL, idAnoFuneDA-416_04, whole genome shotgun sequence, a single genomic window includes:
- the LOC125766973 gene encoding proton-associated sugar transporter A-like produces the protein MPLAEWRSRLDHSAHNSHVICGQLTCMIQCFNRRTGAIPAERFSSSLPPDRLACRTGELILFDNDFGTCVHPLGTRITKSLNIPLSVALLSGTAICPRIYECDTVPPRRGFVCNGCGVTQVTQQCTLRFLRQGDVTVRPLCASVERSAGSHALSSDTASAIMYREIKSIYNWLASAAISGTRALSTSRPIRALQCTRRYRSCSVSGLDATMVKTGSGGGSSAASGRVVLRRKSHTGTDPIVEELRRVRVENARHQQYDYSHVFRKKSLLDFVRLSFVIMGIEIVYSAETAFVTPILLGIGIEHQLMTIVWGISPLIGFIVSPFLGTFSDRCRSRLGRRRPLLLVLGMGLVLGCLLLPFGETIGHWLGDIGESGEPVINNTVTIDRNYNSYQSSSSSIASTDHYKWAIVVTIFGTILLDFCADSSQAPSMAYLLDVSLPEDHGQACSTYSLLSGVGGCIGYLIGAIDWDGTVLGELLGGNINTVFILVTVIFALCLGVTVFSFREIPLPLMERNELLQPLTERIIAKERQRFTTEKNLLPMKDLADTLLLQLDCDEDVSIANRADDKKPLLSVFHEEERRSNQRSAKEFLKTTFRIPSKLGVLCVTNLFCWMSHISYSLYFTDFVGEKVFGGDPMAHSDSDEYELYIEGVRYGCFGMAIYSIACSTYSCTIERLIRLLRARTVYSGGLLIDFVGMLCMAMFPNKVTVYVFSVTGGIVGALLFTMPYIILAKYHAKGLLDSCNEANSMQPRRGLASDISIIGSMLFVAQIILSLTMGPLVTLTGTTASVIYTASVCSLLASICATQVQYLDL, from the exons ATGCCACTGGCAGAATGGCGCTCCCGGTTGGATCATTCGGCGCACAACAGTCATGTCATATGCGGGCAGCTAACGTGTATGATTCAATGTTTCAATCGACGTACGGGTGCGATACCTGCCGAACGCTTCAGTAGTAGCTTGCCGCCCGATCGATTAGCTTGCCGAACGGGAGAACTGATTTTGTTTGACAATGATTTCGGTACCTGTGTACACCCGCTAGGGACGCGCATTACCAAATCTCTAAACATTCCGTTATCGGTGGCGCTTTTATCAGGAACGGCAATCTGCCCGCGCATCTACGAGTGTGACACGGTCCCGCCCCGGCGTGGGTTTGTTTGTAACGGGTGTGGTGTGACGCAGGTGACGCAACAGTGCACGTTGCGGTTCCTTCGGCAAGGTGACGTGACCGTGCGCCCCTTGTGTGCGAGTGTAGAGCGGAGTGCAGGTTCACACGCGCTCAGCTCGGACACAGCCTCCGCTATCATGTACCGGGAGATAAAGAGCATTTACAACTGGCTTGCGTCGGCTGCGATCAGTGGCACGCGGGCACTGAGCACTTCCAGACCGATACGGGCATTACAGTGCACCAGACGGTACCGAAGCTGTTCCGTTTCCGGACTAGACGCGACAATGGTAAAGACGGGCTCGGGTGGTGGTTCTTCGGCCGCTTCCGGCCGGGTTGTGTTACGCCGAAAGTCACACACCGGTACGGATCCGATCGTGGAGGAGTTGCGACGTGTACGGGTGGAAAATGCACGCCACCAGCAGTACGACTATTCGCACGTGTTCAG GAAAAAATCATTGCTCGACTTCGTCCGACTGTCGTTCGTTATCATGGGCATCGAGATTGTGTACTCAGCTGAGACGGCTTTCGTGACACCGATTCTGCTCGGCATCGGTATCGAACATCAGCTGATGACGATCGTCTGGGGAATTTCGCCGCTGATCGGCTTCATCGTGTCACCGTTTCTCGGCACGTTCAGCGATCGGTGCCGGTCCCGGTTAGGGCGACGTCGACCACTGCTGCTAGTGCTCGGGATGGGGCTCGTACTAG GCTGCCTGCTGTTGCCGTTTGGTGAAACGATCGGGCACTGGCTAGGTGACATAGGAGAGTCCGGAGAGCCAGTAATAAACAACACAGTTACAATCGATCGGAATTATAATTCGTAccaatcatcttcatcatctatTGCTAGCACAGATCATTACAAATGGGCAATAGTGGTGACTATATTCGGTACGATACTATTAGACTTTTGTGCCGATTCTTCACAAGCACCGTCTATGGCCTATCTGCTGGATGTGAGTCTGCCGG AGGATCATGGCCAAGCTTGTAGTACGTACTCGCTGCTGTCTGGTGTTGGTGGATGCATTGGCTACCTAATCGGGGCCATCGACTGGGATGGTACGGTGCTGGGCGAGCTTCTCGGCGGTAATATTAACACCGTCTTCATCCTGGTTACGGTGATATTTGCCCTTTGTCTTGGTGTAACTGTATTTAGTTTTCGAGAAATACCACTTCCACTGATGGAGCGTAATGAACTGCTGCAACCATTAACGGAGCGCATCATAGCTAAGGAGCGACAGCGCTTCACCACCGAGAAGAATCTTCTTCCGATGAAAGACCTCGCGGACACACTGTTACTTCAGCTCGACTGTGATGAGGATGTTTCCATTGCTAATCGAGCCGACGATAAGAAACCTCTGCTGAGTGTATTTCATGAAGAAGAGCGACGGAGTAATCAACGTTCGGCAAAAGAGTTCCTGAAGACCACCTTCCGGATACCGTCCAAacttggtgtgttgtgtgtgacgAATCTGTTCTGCTGGATGAGCCACATCAGCTATTCGCTGTACTTTACCGATTTCGTAGGCGAGAAAGTTTTTGGCGGTGATCCGATGGCACATTCCGACTCGGATGAGTACGAACTATACATTGAAGGCGTTCGGTATGGATGTTTCGGAATGGCCATTTACTCCATAGCATGTTCAACGTACTCGTGTACGATCGAACGTCTGATAAGGTTGCTTCGAGCACGGACGGTATACAGTGGTGGCCTGTTGATCGATTTTGTCGGCATGCTGTGTATGGCCATGTTCCCCAACAAAGTGACGGTGTATGTGTTCAGCGTTACCGGTGGCATTGTTGGTGCGTTACTCTTCACAATGCCCTACATCATATTGGCGAAGTATCATGCAAAAGGATTG CTTGATTCGTGCAATGAAGCGAATTCAATGCAGCCACGGCGTGGGCTAGCGTCGGACATTTCAATCATCGGCAGCATGCTATTTGTAGCGCAAATCATTCTCTCCCTTACGATGGGTCCACTGGTGACGCTAACCGGAACGACGGCATCGGTCATTTACACGGCCAGCGTGTGCAGTCTTTTGGCGTCGATATGTGCCACCCAGGTCCAGTATCTGGATCTGTAG
- the LOC125766995 gene encoding membrane-associated transporter protein-like isoform X1 has protein sequence MKKADADPNKGGSVGSSGQPGTSSSKPTASRKAQLSSSLQNSFTMVAGSSTNFHSEFRNDPVTKEMRQIREENARRQKHDYSHVFRNKSRFDFIRISAVIMGMEFVYSAETAFVSPILLSIGIEHQLMTMVWGISPLIGFFLSPVIGSISDRCRSRFGRRRPILFALGVGLITGCLLVPYGKNIGAWFGDLGEIVDDPVNTFNSAAALIDLNGTVVSDAFHSYNFYRIDEEIAEHRTDYRWAIVITIIGTILTDFNADNCMTPSRAFLLDISLPEDHARACSTFSILAGLGGSVGYAMGGINWDETSFGEFLGGSIKTVFTLVVIIFTICLTISLTSFREIPLPLLESDELLRPLTEAVIKKEKARRQNQIFVVKDVSKALTAQLQSIQSPQDVVPQKINNALVDVERAPAAKNNVELEEEDENIPMGPMDFIKSIVMMPKSIAILCLTNLFCWMSHLSYALYFTDFVGEEVFKGNPAAPSYTDEYKLFLEGVRYACFGMAIYSISCSTCSFTIEKLIKVLRARTVYCGGLILDAIGMACMAFFPNKVTVYVLSASGGIVYALLFTMPFLLIGQYHAKGTFKVTKPGAEPTHERKRGLATDIAVVGGMIFVAQIIVALGMGSLISVFGTTSVVVFSASICSLLASICASQVVYMDL, from the exons ATGAAAA AAGCAGACGCGGATCCAAACAAGGGAGGTAGCGTAGGTTCGTCAGGACAACCGGGtacgagcagcagcaaaccTACTGCATCGAGAAAAGCACAACTCAGCTCCTCATTACAGAACAGCTTCACAATGGTCGCGGGTAGCAGTACCAACTTCCACTCGGAGTTCCGCAATGATCCGGTGACGAAGGAGATGCGACAAATTCGGGAAGAAAATGCACGACGTCAAAAACACGATTACTCACACGTATTTAG GAATAAATCCAGGTTCGATTTCATAAGAATCTCAGCGGTCATAATGGGTATGGAGTTTGTGTATTCAGCCGAGACGGCCTTTGTCTCACCGATCTTGCTCAGCATTGGCATCGAACATCAGCTAATGACCATGGTTTGGGGCATTTCGCCACTGATCGGGTTCTTCCTATCGCCCGTTATCGGTTCCATTAGCGATCGGTGTCGATCGAGGTTTGGCCGTAGACGTCCAATACTGTTTGCGCTTGGGGTTGGCCTGATAACGGGTTGCTTACTGGTACCGTACGGTAAGAACATCGGTGCCTGGTTTGGTGACTTGGGGGAAATCGTAGACGATCCGGTGAATACTTTCAACAGTGCGGCCGCCCTCATAGATCTCAACGGAACGGTCGTGTCCGATGCGTTCCACTCGTACAACTTCTATCGAATTGATGAGGAAATTGCCGAACATCGGACAGACTATCGATGGGCGAtcgtcatcaccatcatcggtacgATCCTAACCGACTTTAATGCGGACAACTGTATGACACCGTCCCGAGCATTCCTGTTGGATATATCGTTGCCAG AGGATCATGCACGCGCGTGTAGCACATTCTCGATTCTGGCTGGGCTCGGTGGTTCCGTAGGCTACGCGATGGGAGGTATCAATTGGGATGAGACTTCATTTGGCGAGTTCCTGGGCGGAAGTATCAAAACCGTCTTTACACTGGTGGTGATCATCTTCACCATCTGCCTAACGATCAGCTTAACCAGCTTCCGGGAGATACCGCTTCCACTGCTCGAATCGGACGAACTGTTACGTCCACTGACGGAAGCAGTAATTAAGAAGGAGAAAGCTCGTCGCCAGAACCAAATTTTTGTGGTAAAAGATGTAAGCAAGGCGCTAACGGCACAGCTGCAATCGATCCAATCGCCGCAAGATGTCGTGCCGCAGAAGATCAACAACGCTCTGGTTGATGTGGAGAGAGCACCGGCGGCAAAAAATAACGTCGAACTGGAGgaagaagatgaaaatattCCAATGGGACCGATGGATTTCATCAAGAGCATTGTCATGATGCCGAAATCGATTGCGATCCTTTGCCTGACGAATCTGTTCTGCTGGATGAGCCATCTCAGCTACGCACTGTACTTTACGGATTTTGTTGGTGAGGAAGTATTTAAGGGCAATCCGGCTGCACCGTCCTATACGGACGAATATAAGCTATTCCTGGAGGGCGTCCGGTATGCTTGCTTCGGTATGGCGATCTACTCGATTTCGTGCTCCACGTGTTCGTTCACGATCGAGAAGCTTATCAAAGTGTTGCGAGCCCGCACGGTATACTGTGGTGGCTTAATATTGGACGCCATCGGTATGGCCTGTATGGCATTCTTCCCGAATAAGGTGACCGTGTATGTTCTCAGTGCCAGCGGTGGAATCGTTTACGCACTGCTCTTCACCATGCCATTCTTGCTGATCGGCCAGTATCATGCGAAGGGAACG TTTAAAGTAACGAAACCGGGCGCCGAACCGACACACGAACGGAAGCGTGGTCTTGCAACGGACATTGCCGTCGTCGGTGGAATGATCTTCGTAGCACAGATCATCGTTGCCCTCGGTATGGGATCGCTTATCTCTGTCTTCGGTACGACCTCCGTCGTCGTGTTCAGTGCGAGTATTTGCAGTCTGCTAGCCTCGATTTGTGCCTCACAAGTTGTCTATATGGATCTGTAA
- the LOC125766995 gene encoding membrane-associated transporter protein-like isoform X2, whose translation MVAGSSTNFHSEFRNDPVTKEMRQIREENARRQKHDYSHVFRNKSRFDFIRISAVIMGMEFVYSAETAFVSPILLSIGIEHQLMTMVWGISPLIGFFLSPVIGSISDRCRSRFGRRRPILFALGVGLITGCLLVPYGKNIGAWFGDLGEIVDDPVNTFNSAAALIDLNGTVVSDAFHSYNFYRIDEEIAEHRTDYRWAIVITIIGTILTDFNADNCMTPSRAFLLDISLPEDHARACSTFSILAGLGGSVGYAMGGINWDETSFGEFLGGSIKTVFTLVVIIFTICLTISLTSFREIPLPLLESDELLRPLTEAVIKKEKARRQNQIFVVKDVSKALTAQLQSIQSPQDVVPQKINNALVDVERAPAAKNNVELEEEDENIPMGPMDFIKSIVMMPKSIAILCLTNLFCWMSHLSYALYFTDFVGEEVFKGNPAAPSYTDEYKLFLEGVRYACFGMAIYSISCSTCSFTIEKLIKVLRARTVYCGGLILDAIGMACMAFFPNKVTVYVLSASGGIVYALLFTMPFLLIGQYHAKGTFKVTKPGAEPTHERKRGLATDIAVVGGMIFVAQIIVALGMGSLISVFGTTSVVVFSASICSLLASICASQVVYMDL comes from the exons ATGGTCGCGGGTAGCAGTACCAACTTCCACTCGGAGTTCCGCAATGATCCGGTGACGAAGGAGATGCGACAAATTCGGGAAGAAAATGCACGACGTCAAAAACACGATTACTCACACGTATTTAG GAATAAATCCAGGTTCGATTTCATAAGAATCTCAGCGGTCATAATGGGTATGGAGTTTGTGTATTCAGCCGAGACGGCCTTTGTCTCACCGATCTTGCTCAGCATTGGCATCGAACATCAGCTAATGACCATGGTTTGGGGCATTTCGCCACTGATCGGGTTCTTCCTATCGCCCGTTATCGGTTCCATTAGCGATCGGTGTCGATCGAGGTTTGGCCGTAGACGTCCAATACTGTTTGCGCTTGGGGTTGGCCTGATAACGGGTTGCTTACTGGTACCGTACGGTAAGAACATCGGTGCCTGGTTTGGTGACTTGGGGGAAATCGTAGACGATCCGGTGAATACTTTCAACAGTGCGGCCGCCCTCATAGATCTCAACGGAACGGTCGTGTCCGATGCGTTCCACTCGTACAACTTCTATCGAATTGATGAGGAAATTGCCGAACATCGGACAGACTATCGATGGGCGAtcgtcatcaccatcatcggtacgATCCTAACCGACTTTAATGCGGACAACTGTATGACACCGTCCCGAGCATTCCTGTTGGATATATCGTTGCCAG AGGATCATGCACGCGCGTGTAGCACATTCTCGATTCTGGCTGGGCTCGGTGGTTCCGTAGGCTACGCGATGGGAGGTATCAATTGGGATGAGACTTCATTTGGCGAGTTCCTGGGCGGAAGTATCAAAACCGTCTTTACACTGGTGGTGATCATCTTCACCATCTGCCTAACGATCAGCTTAACCAGCTTCCGGGAGATACCGCTTCCACTGCTCGAATCGGACGAACTGTTACGTCCACTGACGGAAGCAGTAATTAAGAAGGAGAAAGCTCGTCGCCAGAACCAAATTTTTGTGGTAAAAGATGTAAGCAAGGCGCTAACGGCACAGCTGCAATCGATCCAATCGCCGCAAGATGTCGTGCCGCAGAAGATCAACAACGCTCTGGTTGATGTGGAGAGAGCACCGGCGGCAAAAAATAACGTCGAACTGGAGgaagaagatgaaaatattCCAATGGGACCGATGGATTTCATCAAGAGCATTGTCATGATGCCGAAATCGATTGCGATCCTTTGCCTGACGAATCTGTTCTGCTGGATGAGCCATCTCAGCTACGCACTGTACTTTACGGATTTTGTTGGTGAGGAAGTATTTAAGGGCAATCCGGCTGCACCGTCCTATACGGACGAATATAAGCTATTCCTGGAGGGCGTCCGGTATGCTTGCTTCGGTATGGCGATCTACTCGATTTCGTGCTCCACGTGTTCGTTCACGATCGAGAAGCTTATCAAAGTGTTGCGAGCCCGCACGGTATACTGTGGTGGCTTAATATTGGACGCCATCGGTATGGCCTGTATGGCATTCTTCCCGAATAAGGTGACCGTGTATGTTCTCAGTGCCAGCGGTGGAATCGTTTACGCACTGCTCTTCACCATGCCATTCTTGCTGATCGGCCAGTATCATGCGAAGGGAACG TTTAAAGTAACGAAACCGGGCGCCGAACCGACACACGAACGGAAGCGTGGTCTTGCAACGGACATTGCCGTCGTCGGTGGAATGATCTTCGTAGCACAGATCATCGTTGCCCTCGGTATGGGATCGCTTATCTCTGTCTTCGGTACGACCTCCGTCGTCGTGTTCAGTGCGAGTATTTGCAGTCTGCTAGCCTCGATTTGTGCCTCACAAGTTGTCTATATGGATCTGTAA